ATCCCGCGGCTAAATTCCAAATCCGCGGCGATGATTATGACTCCACTCACATCAGCGCCCGACTCGGTTTCCGCCTCGCATTCACAAAACGCACCGTCTGCTCCCTCGCCTACGAGTATGACTGCGCCCCATTCGGCACCATGCAGATCGCCACCCGGCGCGACTCCTTCTGGGCATCAGTCCGTCACTCGTGGTAAACCGCCAGCAACACATTCTTCATTCCATGAATAACACAATCAACCTATCCAAATTTATATTTGTTCCCGTGCTCGCTCTCGCACTCGCCGGCACCGCCTGCGCGCAAAAACCCGCCCCCCTCTTCAACGGCAAAAACCTCGACGGCTGGGTCCAGCGCGGCGGCAAGGCCAAGTATCACATCGAAGGCAACGAAATCGTCGGCACCTCGATGATGGGCACCCCAAACACATTCCTCTGCACCGCCAAAACCTACGGCGATTTCATCCTCGAATATGAATTCAAAGTCGACCAGCGCCTCAACTCCGGCGTGCAAATCCGCAGTGAATGCCTCGACACCGACATAGAATTCACTCTCGACGGCACACCCAAAAAAATCGCCGCCGGACGCGTCCACGGCTACCAAATCGAAATCGATCCCGACGTCCCGCGCGCCCGCATGTGGAGCGCCGGCATCTACGACGAAGCCCGCCGCGGCTGGCTCTTCCCCAAAGGCAAACAACAGGAAGCAACCTTCAGCGCGCTCGGCCGGACCATTTTTAAACCCGACGACTGGAACCACGTCCGCGTCGAAGCCATCGGCGACTCCATTAAAACATGGATCAACGGCACGCCCTGCGCCGACATCATCGACTCTATGACAGCGCGCGGCTTCATTGCCCTCCAGGTCCACAGCATCGGCAAAGACAAAAACAAAGACGGCACCCAAGTCCGCTGGCGCAATCTCACCATCACCGAATTTCCCGACGTCCCCACGACCGTCGCGCTCAACACCCTCACCCCCGCCGAAAAAGCCACCGGCTGGAAACTCCTCTGGGACGGCAAAACCACCAAAGGATGGCGCAGCGCCAAAACCGACACCTTCCCCGCCAAAGGCTGGGTCGTGAAAGACGGCATCCTCACCGTCCAAGCCAACGGAGGCCAGGAATCCGCCGCCGGTGGCGACATCATCACACGCGAGCGTTACACCGATTTCGAACTCCGTCTCGAATTCAAAATGACGCCCGGTACCAACAGTGGCATAAAATATTTCGTCCAACCCAACCTCGACCCCATCTCCGGCACCGGCGCCAAAGCCGCCGTCGGCTCCGCCATCGGCCTCGAATATCAAATCCTCGACGACGCCCTCCACCCCGACGCCAAACTCGGGCGCGACGGCAACCGCACCCTCGGATCCCTCTACGACCTCATCCCCGCCGCCGCCGACAAAAAGCCCAACTCCACCGGCGAATGGAATACCGCCCGAATCATCGTTCGCGGCAACCACATCGAACACTGGCTCGACGGCGAAAAAGTCCTCGAATACGACCGCGACACCCCCGCCTTTCACGAGGCCGTCGCGAACAGCAAATATAAAAACATACCCCATTTCGGCGAATGGTCCGATGGCCACATTCTTCTCCAGGAACACGGCAATGAGGTCTCCTATCGAAATATAAAAATCCGCATTCCCGCCAAACAATAATGAAACCAAACCTCGCGACCGTCCTCGCCGCCTTGCTAGCGGCATCCGTGTTTTCCACCGCCTCCGGCGCGCCGGCCAAAGCCACGCTGGGAACTCCGCAAATATACAAAAAAGTCTCCGGACGCGACCTGCGCGTTTACACGGTGCTTCCGGAAAAATGGACGCCCCGAGACGAGCGCCCGGCCGTCGTGATCTTTCATGGCGGCGGCTGGGTTCAGGGCACCCCGGCAGCGATGAATCGCCATGCCTCGCATTTCGCCTCGAAAGGCATGGTCTGTTTTCTGGTCGAATACCGCCTGCTGCCCAAGAAAGGCGCGGACACTCCGGCGATGTGCATGCGCGACGCGCGCTCCGCCATGCGCTGGGTACGCGGGCACGCGAACGAATTCGGCGTTGACCCCGCCCGCATCGCCGCCTGCGGCGGCTCCGCCGGGGGGCAACTGGCCGCGTCCACCGCGCTGATCAACTCGCCCGACTTCGACGAACCGGGCGAGGCCACCGTGACCTCCCACCGGCCCGATGCGCTCATCTTGTTCAATCCGGTGATTGACAACGGCCCCGATGGCTATGGTCACAAACGAACGGGCGACGATTATCGCAGCTTCTCGCCCTTTCACAATGTCACACCGGGCGCGCCGCCGGCTATTATTCTTTGCGGCACTGCCGACAAATACATACCGGTCAAAATGCTCCGCGATTTCGAGGCCGCCATGAAAACCGTCGGTGCCCGCTGCGAAGTCCGCCTCTACGACGGCCAGAAGCACGGATTTTATCTGGGGGACGGAAAATATCAGAATCTTGCCTGCTCGGAAGCAGACGCCTTTCTCACCTCCCTCGGCTGGCTGGTGAGCAAAACACCCCGCTGATAAACACGGACACGCCTGGATACAGATCAGCTTAGCCGGTCCGCCGTGGCGTGCCAAATATATAATCCGCAATTCCCGCACCAATGAAAAAACACTGGTTGCTAATTCTGCTTTCCCCGGTTGCAGCCCTCGCGGGCCACGCGAGCGGCGTGCTTTCGCCGACGGAGTTTCGCTCGCCGCCGGACTCTGCGCGCCCGCAGGCCATGTGGCAATGGGTGGGCTATAATATAACAAAGGACGGCATCACCAAGGACCTAGAATCCATGAAAAACGCCGGCGTGGGCGGCGCCATCGTTTTCCAAATCACATCGGCGGGGACGAGCCGCATCGCGCCCGTCGCCAATGTTTATTCCCCCGGCGTCGCATATTATAATGACAAATGGCTCGCCCTGCTCACGCACGCCGCGGCGGAGGCCCAAAGGCTCGGGCTGGAACTGGGCCTGCATAATTGCATCGGCTGGTCGGCCAGCGGCGGACCTTGGATAAAACCGGAAAACACCATGCAGCGCATCGTCTGGACGGAGCAGAGAGCCATCGGCCCGCGTCCGTTTGACCGGTTTCTCGACCAGCCCGCCTGCAAGATGAATTATTACAAAGACATCGCCGTGCTGCTCGTGCCCGACGGCGATCCCGCGTCCCGTCGTGTGATTGATATTTCCGGGAAAATGCGGTCCGACGGACGCCTGGTTCTCGAAATACCGAGGGGAAAGCACACCATCTATCGCTTCGGGCATACGCCCACCGGGGCTAAGCCGAACGCCGCTCCCGAAAACACCGACGCACTGGAGGCCGACAAGATGAGCGCCGCCGCGATGTCCCTCCACATGCGAAGCGTGCTGGAACCGTTGCAAAAACACCTCGGCGACTATATCGGACATTCCCTCAAAGTCATTCATTTCGACAGTTACGAGGCGGGCGGACAGGACTGGACGCCGCTCATGCGGGAGGAATTTCAAGCGCGAAAGGGTTATGACATCATCCCGTGGCTGCCCGTCCTCGCGGGGCGCATTATTGAAAGCAAGGAAGCCACGGAGGGTTTCAGACGGGATTTGAACACAGTCATCGCGGACATGTTTCTCGAATATGGTTTCCAACTGCCCAAAAAAATCCTCTACGAGGCAGGCTTGGAAATGTCAAACGAGCCCTATGCCACCGGGCCGGGCAATGCCGCGCGCCCGTTCAACACCTTCGACGCCGCGCCCGAGTCCGACCGCCCGATGACCGAATTCTGGTTTCACCGGCGGAGCGACGAGATGGATCCGTGGCGTGTCGGCGCGGCCATCCCATTTTTTGGGAAAACCGTATTGGACGCGGAGGCCTTTTCGGGGCGTGGCGAGCACAGTCGCTGGAGTGAGACGCCCGCGCGGCTCAAGTTTAGCGGCGACCTCGCCTTTTCGCGGGGTGTCAACCGAATGATCCTGCACCACTGGGTCCACCAGCCTTTTCCCGATCATATAAAACCAGGCATGAGCATGGGGCCGTGGGGAGCCCATTTCGGGCGCAACCAGATTTGGTATGAGCCTGGCAAGGCATGGCTCGCCTATCTGGCCCGTTCTCAATATCTGCTGCAACAGGGTGAAAAGGTGTCCGATTTTATCGCACTGGATGTTTATGTTCCGGGCGGCGACGTGATTTCGGAAAAATCCCTGCTCAACCATGTTAATATAAAAGACGGCAAGCTGATCGGCCCCACCGGGCGGGTGTATCATTTGCTCGCCATTTCCGAGAAGGACCAGGTGCCGTTGTCGTTGGAGGCTCTCACAAAAATTGAAGAGATCGTGGCCCGTGGTGCAGTTGTGTTCGGACCAAAACCATCGGTGGCCGCCCCCTGTCTGGATTCTGCGGCTGTCGAAAAGAAATTCAAGGAATTGGCCGACCGCATCTGGGGGAAAGTCCCCCTCCCGGAGACGGGAGAAAACTCATACAAAAAAGGCAGGGTGCTGTGGGGCGGCTCGGTCGATGAGGCGTTGCGTCGGTTAAATGTTCCGGCGAGTGTGGAATTTCACGACAGTCGTGACCGGGGCGATTCCATCTGCTGGCTGCACCGGCAGGCGGATGGAGTGGATATTTTTTATTTTTCCAACCTCGGGGCGGAATCCAAACACCTTAATGTTGCGCTGAGAGCAAAAAACAAAACTCCTGAAATCTGGGATCCAGAAACCGGAGCGGTGCGCCCCGTCGCCATCTGGCGCCCGACCGACACCGGCGCAAACGTATCACTGTCCCTGAAGCCCAATCAGGCGCTGTTTGTAGTCTTTGAAAAAACAATCACACAGGATGATT
This genomic stretch from Termitidicoccus mucosus harbors:
- a CDS encoding 3-keto-disaccharide hydrolase, producing the protein MNNTINLSKFIFVPVLALALAGTACAQKPAPLFNGKNLDGWVQRGGKAKYHIEGNEIVGTSMMGTPNTFLCTAKTYGDFILEYEFKVDQRLNSGVQIRSECLDTDIEFTLDGTPKKIAAGRVHGYQIEIDPDVPRARMWSAGIYDEARRGWLFPKGKQQEATFSALGRTIFKPDDWNHVRVEAIGDSIKTWINGTPCADIIDSMTARGFIALQVHSIGKDKNKDGTQVRWRNLTITEFPDVPTTVALNTLTPAEKATGWKLLWDGKTTKGWRSAKTDTFPAKGWVVKDGILTVQANGGQESAAGGDIITRERYTDFELRLEFKMTPGTNSGIKYFVQPNLDPISGTGAKAAVGSAIGLEYQILDDALHPDAKLGRDGNRTLGSLYDLIPAAADKKPNSTGEWNTARIIVRGNHIEHWLDGEKVLEYDRDTPAFHEAVANSKYKNIPHFGEWSDGHILLQEHGNEVSYRNIKIRIPAKQ
- a CDS encoding alpha/beta hydrolase; amino-acid sequence: MKPNLATVLAALLAASVFSTASGAPAKATLGTPQIYKKVSGRDLRVYTVLPEKWTPRDERPAVVIFHGGGWVQGTPAAMNRHASHFASKGMVCFLVEYRLLPKKGADTPAMCMRDARSAMRWVRGHANEFGVDPARIAACGGSAGGQLAASTALINSPDFDEPGEATVTSHRPDALILFNPVIDNGPDGYGHKRTGDDYRSFSPFHNVTPGAPPAIILCGTADKYIPVKMLRDFEAAMKTVGARCEVRLYDGQKHGFYLGDGKYQNLACSEADAFLTSLGWLVSKTPR
- a CDS encoding glycosyl hydrolase; amino-acid sequence: MKKHWLLILLSPVAALAGHASGVLSPTEFRSPPDSARPQAMWQWVGYNITKDGITKDLESMKNAGVGGAIVFQITSAGTSRIAPVANVYSPGVAYYNDKWLALLTHAAAEAQRLGLELGLHNCIGWSASGGPWIKPENTMQRIVWTEQRAIGPRPFDRFLDQPACKMNYYKDIAVLLVPDGDPASRRVIDISGKMRSDGRLVLEIPRGKHTIYRFGHTPTGAKPNAAPENTDALEADKMSAAAMSLHMRSVLEPLQKHLGDYIGHSLKVIHFDSYEAGGQDWTPLMREEFQARKGYDIIPWLPVLAGRIIESKEATEGFRRDLNTVIADMFLEYGFQLPKKILYEAGLEMSNEPYATGPGNAARPFNTFDAAPESDRPMTEFWFHRRSDEMDPWRVGAAIPFFGKTVLDAEAFSGRGEHSRWSETPARLKFSGDLAFSRGVNRMILHHWVHQPFPDHIKPGMSMGPWGAHFGRNQIWYEPGKAWLAYLARSQYLLQQGEKVSDFIALDVYVPGGDVISEKSLLNHVNIKDGKLIGPTGRVYHLLAISEKDQVPLSLEALTKIEEIVARGAVVFGPKPSVAAPCLDSAAVEKKFKELADRIWGKVPLPETGENSYKKGRVLWGGSVDEALRRLNVPASVEFHDSRDRGDSICWLHRQADGVDIFYFSNLGAESKHLNVALRAKNKTPEIWDPETGAVRPVAIWRPTDTGANVSLSLKPNQALFVVFEKTITQDDFASAVTTRLHADDFMVERKADGWMVKSASPGVVELQTAAGRRLRAAIAAVPGGLVLGGSWNVEFKPPVGQSFSIKFDKLESWTHSDDARIKYFSGTAVYTNRFRLPETAAADDLSVILNLGVVKELASVSVNGKFVATLWHAPFEVEVTGFIKPGENELRIEVTNTWANRLIGDNEYPDDCEWSTGNQVEGRPLRRFPGWLLENKPRPSGQRQAFSTWDYFNKKSTLTDGGLLDEPRLEFRVHAAFSRPE